The sequence below is a genomic window from Coffea arabica cultivar ET-39 chromosome 4c, Coffea Arabica ET-39 HiFi, whole genome shotgun sequence.
TCTGGTGCTTTCCTCCTTCATAACAGCTGCATTTGCAGTTACATCTTTAGTATCAGGCTTTCTGACTATTTCAACTGCAAGCCTCCAATCAGTTGGAGCTTTCAAAAGGCCAACTCCTCTTTTGACATCTGAACCCACAAGAAGCCTTTTTGTAAGTTCCCATCTTTGCCACATACTCTAATCTTCTCAGTTATTATGAAACAAGAAATTTGGATACTAAGATTTGTTCGTCTCTTAGTGTCCTAATTGAATCAACGTCCATCTACTTGTCTGTGAAACATGATGCAATGGTCAAAAGCTTAATCTGAAATCCACATTTTCAGAATTGGGAAGCATATTCCATtatctttttctatttatttctaTATTTCTCAGATTTAGTGCTCTCTTTTCATGAGAAAACTTCAGAATGTTCACTTTTATGGGATGTATACCCCTAATAACGTAATTACATTTCTATTTACTGGCATCTCTTTACATTAGCAGCAGTTGTTGCATACACTCAATTTACAGAAAAAGGGTGTGAATTTCTAGTCTTTGGGAAGAAAGAAGTGAGCATGCTAGACAATATTTGGTAGTATGTTCCACATAGCCATCTTATCCTTTTATTGCATTTATGAgaattaaaaatgaattttccaATAGTTATTCATCATGGCAATATTAACTAGGCTATTTACTATAAAGTTAAATTGCATGAAGTGTGCAAAACAACTAAACATTTTTTTGTGCATAATGCTCAACCTAACTGAATATCTTTTTTCTATCGAGGAAGAGAATGGCAAGCCACATTCAGGTCTATGCACTGTCTAGGTGGTTAGCAGTTTCCTTGCCTGTCGAGTATTCTGAATTTGCAAGAGGTTTACAATGGAGTATTCCCTATTTTAGACTCCCATGGGAAACATTGAAATTTCCACCGCACATGGGGGGTACAAATTCCCCGACGAATCCATATTCTTTTACTTCTAAACATCACTATCCGGGCGTTGCTATGGATTTGACATCTGAAGagcaaaattttctcaaagcTCCAAAAGTGTATGGGTTGCCACTCTCTCCTATGGAATACAGAACATTCTTTGAGGTCAGAAGTAGGTTTCTGTCCAAGATTTCTGTGTTTATTCTACTTTAGTTTGTGTTTCAAGTTCTCATTGCCTCATGATGTGACACAGGGCCAAAGTATGATTCCTGAAGCAGAGCATATTGTGAATCCTCAAACTGCACATGGGTAAGTTTTAAAAGATATTATCATCTTAGCTAATGAAGAAAATATGTTACCCtgacaaaaaatgaattgaataGTGGTTGGAGAGATAAGCAGAGATAATATGTATAATAGCCTAGTCAAATTATGTATAAAACATCAATCATTAGTTGTGCTTCTTGGTGAAAGGCATTGAAGCCTTTTGACCGTTAGTGCAATAAATACTGAGAAACTAAAATCTGTTTCCCGATGTGCTTTGTTTCTGATGTCTCTGTTGCCCGTGTACTTGCATGCCTGTTTTTGTTATTGGAATTTGGTGCATCAAAATTTCCCATTTACTATCATTCAAGTGTTGGAAGAATCCTTATATTAGTGATGTCTTGCCACATTCTGTTTCTTTCAGGTGGAGAGATTTCAAAAGAAGCATGTTCTGGTTAGCAGTAATCTATGGCAGTCTAATGTTGTTGCATACATTACTCTTTTCAATTCTATGGTTGAGAAAGAAGAATACTGAAAAAAATAGAAGCTACGGGGCATTGATATTCCCACGCTTTGAGATCTTTCTTCTAATTCTTGCACTGCCTTGTATTTGTGAGGCTTCAGCAGCTTTGCTTAAAGGTAATTCAggttcctttttcatttttccttttatttaggTTCCTTATTGCTTAACTCCACTCCTCCAAATAACAGGATATATTAGGGTACGTGTAGAATAAAAGTTCATTGCATGAAGAAACCCACCTTTGACAGTTTTCCTTTGCACTTCGTTGTTATCTATATTGGAAGAGAAAGAAGATTTTAAGTTCATTGAACAGCATCAAATCTTGAGTCCAGATAACATATCTCCAACCGTTGATTCTTGGTTAATGGACTAACATCAGTAGCAAGGCTGTTAAAATTTTAACCATTGAGCTTAGATGTTTGTTAGATTTGAAATCCATCAATAATCTCCCATAACCTCCCTCTTCCCCCATAAATAATTtaggaaaaagaagaataatgTTTTGGTATTGATCAACTTAtcagactctctctctctctcagtttGTGGTATGGTTAATACAGAAAAAGGGATATGTCATGGTAGCTCATCTCCTTTGTCAAGCAGTACTTTTTTTAAATGAAACTAGTGTAGTGTGTGGAGTTCCTTATGTGTAGTAGCAATCTTCCACTGAAAACTCCTTAATACTGGTCCAATGCGTTGTTACCCTTAATCGTGCTGTCTGAGGTCAACATAAGGAACATTATGTTATGCAATTCATACTTCTTTAGGAAGTACATTGACTTGCTGAGCAAGAATATAAATAACTTGTGCATAAATCAATTGCTCAATATCCATCTTTAGTAATTCTTACAATTTGGTTTAAGAAGCTCTGCTTTTTTGCTTTATGATTGAAGGAGGAGCATCTTCTGGGATGGTTGTGGGCATTTTGCTATTAGCTGTAGTATTTTTTCTCCTGCTGGCCTTGCTTTTGTTCCTATCTGTGGGAATTACACTTGGAAAGCTACTTCAATACAAGGAGGTGCATCAAGAGGGAGAGGCTATTCACTGGTACCAAGAGATTATCCGAGTAACGCTAGGCCCTGGTAAAAGAGGCCAATGGACTTGGAAGAACGATTCAAAATCTACATGTCTAACAATGTTAGGACCTCTGTTTGAGGATCTACGAGGTCCCCCTAAGTACATGCTATCTCAGATTACAGGTGGAAATGTCCAAAAGCAACGCGACAGAATTATTGCCTCAGATGATGAGACAGAAGATGCAGAAGCACCTTTTATACAGAAAGTATTTGGAATTCTACGTATATACTACACATTGCTTGAAGTGGCCAAACGTGTTGTTCTGGGGATTGTTGCTGGTGCATATTCAGAAAACTGGGCTTCAAGAACTCCCACGATTACCTTACTTTGCATAACCTCTTTTCAACTCTTTTTCATGGTGCTTAAGAAACCTTTCATCAAGAAAAAGGTCCAGTTGGTTGAGATCATCTCAGTTTCCTGTGAATTTGGCATTTTTGCTACCTGTTTGGTGCTCTTATATAAAGGATTTTCGGCCAAGGATGAGACAAAAATTGGGATCTTCATGCTCTCACTCTTCTTGTTGGCATTCTTAGCCCAACTGATCAATCAAAGTTACGCATTATATAGGCAGGCAAAGAAACTTGACCCTGCTGGGAACTTCTTGACTGGCTTGAAAATCGCTTTGATTGGTTTTCTTCTGCTCTTCATTCCTCAACGATGGATAAAAAACCTGGAAAGTAAGTTCCCTTTGTATAATACTGCTGAAGGTGAAGGGACTACTACTTCTTCAGGTGACAGGAGATCCAGTAGCAGAAGTTCCGATGAAAGACCGTGGCTGAGGCAACTAAGAGAACTAGCTAGGTCCAGCTTTAGCAAAGAAAGGGCTGCAACTCCAACTGATCCTTCTACAAGTCAAGGCACATGGAGTGGATTTTGGAATCTTAAGAGGAGTGGAAGCCCTTCAATGACTTCATCATCAGATTTTAAGGCAAAATCAAGACTGTCAAAAGATTTAGAATCCATCTTTTCATCTAAATGACCACACTAACACAAATCTTGTCATTAGCTTTCTTGACCATTCCTGATCTCTCGAATGCTGAGGATTAGCCTGCCTTCTGAATTTTTTAGAATTTCCAGTGTTACttaatttggaatttcttgatggTTTCAGAGCTTATATATCTAGAAGAATATATAAATCTTCTGGCAGTGAGATTAATAATGTAGAGGCCTAAGTTGTACATCGCCAAACAGTGGCTGAATGCAGAAGCTGTGTGGAGGTTCATTGACATTGAGTTAAAGGACATGAAGGATTATGCATTACTTGCTTAGTGTAATGAGATAATAGTGGTCCTGCATACAGATATACAATGTAAACCATCCATTTGTactcaattcaagaaaacaaagcaCTGGCTCTTccatttgcagaaaattttacaTCAGATAAAACATTTTGTAATACTAATCTGATTTATCCCATCCTCATTTCcttgaaaccaaaagaattTTGTAAACCATTTTGTTCAAAATAAAGTGGTAGACAATCAGTAGGAGCaaattgttcaaaaaaaaagttaggGGTACAATACATCACAAGGAAAGAGTTTAAGgcttataagatgcaatttacaagatttcataaaatgaaataaagttACGAGATTATGGAATTGATTCAATGCATTACAGAACATCCCAAACAAAGATGCTTTACTGGTAGTGCTACCGCCCATTGAATAATCAGAGATTCTCAGGAAAAACTGCACCACCTTCCAGAAGCAAAGACAGCTGAAAACTGGGGACAAATCTGACTGAACCGAATCATTAAACAAAACACAGCCAACTGCGCCTGATTACCTTCTTCAAGTACACTAACCAAAACCCAAATTCCAACGCCCCAGCCTCATATATCTGTCCCCATCTCAACACCCCACGTACTAACGCTGAATTCCAGTTACATAACACCTGATAAGCAAATCCTGTTATAGCAAGAAATATATAAGGGGATTCTTGTGCCCATATGGGATCTTTATTCAGTTCAAACAAGAGCAAGGAAGAAATAGAAATGGCTCTTTCCAAAGTTAAACAAATTGTTTCCTCACATCCTGTTGTTGTCTTCAGGTTTCTGCCCCCTATTACAACTTTTGTGTGTGCCTGTGTTTCCTAACCCCAATAAAGGAAATgattaatcttttcttgatCTGGGctatatttgattttttggctaactaatcttatcttgtttatttttgttaataggTATTGGCTTAGATATTGGATATAGATCCTTATTAGTAGTGTTTTTGTGCAGTAAAACATTCTGCGGCTATTGCAACAGGGTGAAGCAGTTGCTTGACCAGCTAGGTGCAACTCATACAGTTGTTGAACTTGATGAGGAAAGTAAGTGCTGTATTCTAGTAACAATTTATTGTTGATCAATGATTGGAAATTCGCAATTTCATGTCTTGATTTACAGCTTCATTTGATGTCGAAATTGATGTGCTGTTGTTTGTTTGTCAATTTTGAAGCTGATGGAACTGAAATGCAGTCAGCTCTAGCCGTGTGGACCGGCCAAAGGACAGTGCCCAATGTGTTCATTGCTGGCAAACACATTGGTGGTTGTGACAGTAAGTCCAtttgctcttttttctttctttctttttcatgaaatttttgaTATAGATCCAATTTACATTGATACTTCTCATAAATAAAAGTCTATCCATTTGTGGACGATGGTGATGGTCCACAAGAGAGGTTATTTTCTTTTGGTGGTTATGAACCATAATTTTTAAATGTCTCGAGATAGTTATATCTCAATTAGGTGATTAAAGGTTGTTGAGCAATTTTTAGTGCCTCAAGATATAATTTTCTCTAGAGCTTGGTCAATCACATTCTTCCTTGTCAATGGTTGATGTAGACCATGGTAGTCCAATGATTACTAGTTTTGTCAACTTTTAGTATCTCAAGATATTGTAACTTAAAAGGATTGGTTATTCACATTCTCCCTTCCCTAGGGTCCAAGTTCTTATTAGTAAAAGAGAAGGAAGGATAAAATATGAAAGAGTACTTAACAAAtgatatatttatatatttggaTTTTAGGGGAGTCTTACAACTTTTTTTGGTTGTGTGATTGCAGCTGTGACAGGAAAGCATGAGTTGGGTGAACTTGTTCCACTGCTCAATGAGGCTGGTGCTATCCCAAAGAACTCTGCTCAGCTTCAGATTTAAAAGAAATATGAAGGGGAGATGAGGCTTATACATGAGAAATTAGTTCTCTGTCTCTGAATTCTGATGTAAAATAAGGCCAAGATGTACGTGGGGAATAAGTTTGATTACTACAGATTTTCTAGTCTGTAAGTTTGATACTATCAAGTACTCTTTGGCTATGTAAGCAATGTTTGGTCCAGTTATTTGACTAGCACTGATGTTTATATAATTGGGTTGTTAAAATCGCGATCCGGATCGTAAGATCGTACAATCGCGATccggatcgtacgatcctacgatccggaaAGTCAAAATCGATCCGGATCGCACTCAGAATCGCAAATTCCTTGAATCTACATAGGATCGAGATAGGATCGGTAAGATCGTGTAGAATCGTGATCCTACGATCCTACTTCGATCCCACAAATTTTTGCTAATTTGTGAAATACAAGACTCATTTTGCAAGTAAATGAAAACATTTGGAGTAGGCTTGTAATTTATCAGAGAATTGCAGGCCCTAGTTGCAatgttttaacaaattttgcctcAAAGTCAAAAAGTTCCGTCAAAAAGCTTCAGGTCTTCTTCATCTTCTCCTCAAGCAGACCTTTGTCGTTTCTCTTCTCCTCTCCGCTACCCAAATCAAATCCCTAATTTAAGCCATCAAACCACCTCAAGCTTCGGCTACAGCTCTTACCAAGAGTCCACAAGACAAATCGCTGCGGCTTCTACCAAGAACCCACAAGCTACAGCCGACAGCTTCAAGGCTTCAAGCTGCAGCAGCCATTGCTTCGGTAAGAATATCAAGCTACGAAATCCTCTGTTGCCGTCGGATTTTGGCCTTTTCAAGCTTCAAAGCTTGAAGCTCCAGCACCCGTTCTTCTCCAATTTTCGTGCTACCAGCCTGCCACCACACTGAAGCTCAAGCACCAGTACTTCAATTAAAATCACATGTGAGTCTAGTTATTTTCTTGCTTGAAAATTGATACATGGGGAGATGGTGATTGATAAAGTTGTGATTTGTATTTGGTTTTCTTGGTATTTGAACATATATTGCCTTTGATTGAATTGAGTTGAAGGGAATTATTAACGGGTCCATTACgatttgtgaaaatttggttTTCTTGCTTGAAAATTATTGACGGTTCTGAAGTACCAGCACTTTGTCTTAGGATTTGTGCCCTCAGAATCATTAACGGGTCCATTAGGTACACTCTTTTTTGCCTTCTCCATAGGAAGCTCTGATAATCGAGACTCTGCTACCATATAAATCTTCCCATTGAACTtgttgaagaaatcagaattaggagtattattattttatagtaatGAATTAATGATTAGAGACTAAATCAAAATTCAGAAAACATTACTAGATAAAGAAGCGTACTTACCAAAAAACTTAAACACAAGGGATCGGGTAATTGCAATTCTCCTTATAAGAGAATAGAACAACCTACAATCTCTCTTATCATAACTTTTTGTTGAATGTAATGAATGATC
It includes:
- the LOC113739893 gene encoding glutaredoxin-like, encoding MGSLFSSNKSKEEIEMALSKVKQIVSSHPVVVFSKTFCGYCNRVKQLLDQLGATHTVVELDEETDGTEMQSALAVWTGQRTVPNVFIAGKHIGGCDTVTGKHELGELVPLLNEAGAIPKNSAQLQI
- the LOC113739892 gene encoding uncharacterized protein isoform X2, giving the protein MDKNFCTDSAGNSFTRTGNSSLYIHFDRRSVFANLRTHIPAKVLQINREARTVLATNKTKNLKLYLYFTEPVLNSSAEIMKTVNTSLGSLLPIRGNDLGKRRFGFQVKDIPDMAIITVSFDSNQILSRQGTSVSPMAPVTFLYDSLRPTVRLSTTSHTRTKDESIPVLIKFMKPVFGFNSSHISISGGHLESFQKLSTSTYTVDVQADDGSISISIPENITEDVAGNRNLGSNILHVRHYSVSVVSLVLSSFITAAFAVTSLVSGFLTISTASLQSVGAFKRPTPLLTSEPTRSLFRMASHIQVYALSRWLAVSLPVEYSEFARGLQWSIPYFRLPWETLKFPPHMGGTNSPTNPYSFTSKHHYPGVAMDLTSEEQNFLKAPKVYGLPLSPMEYRTFFEGQSMIPEAEHIVNPQTAHGWRDFKRSMFWLAVIYGSLMLLHTLLFSILWLRKKNTEKNRSYGALIFPRFEIFLLILALPCICEASAALLKGGASSGMVVGILLLAVVFFLLLALLLFLSVGITLGKLLQYKEVHQEGEAIHWYQEIIRVTLGPGKRGQWTWKNDSKSTCLTMLGPLFEDLRGPPKYMLSQITGGNVQKQRDRIIASDDETEDAEAPFIQKVFGILRIYYTLLEVAKRVVLGIVAGAYSENWASRTPTITLLCITSFQLFFMVLKKPFIKKKVQLVEIISVSCEFGIFATCLVLLYKGFSAKDETKIGIFMLSLFLLAFLAQLINQSYALYRQAKKLDPAGNFLTGLKIALIGFLLLFIPQRWIKNLESKFPLYNTAEGEGTTTSSGDRRSSSRSSDERPWLRQLRELARSSFSKERAATPTDPSTSQGTWSGFWNLKRSGSPSMTSSSDFKAKSRLSKDLESIFSSK
- the LOC113739892 gene encoding uncharacterized protein isoform X1, with translation MISLKNMSSSSWLVLQLWVILLFGVGAVRGNSEVAVKLLKTPYAVSKRDYATFRFEVVVNGESCRECITNCKLDDGLATVCENRSVSYAQLQDGNHTFEVCTNASQGVGCTSYNWSVDTIPPTAFVTASTNFTNASKVLVYVSFSEPCIDGGGFQCSSPDACNLLVYGAGQVVPNTLNVIEPNLKFSLTVSLSTSVQYGRVVVVMDKNFCTDSAGNSFTRTGNSSLYIHFDRRSVFANLRTHIPAKVLQINREARTVLATNKTKNLKLYLYFTEPVLNSSAEIMKTVNTSLGSLLPIRGNDLGKRRFGFQVKDIPDMAIITVSFDSNQILSRQGTSVSPMAPVTFLYDSLRPTVRLSTTSHTRTKDESIPVLIKFMKPVFGFNSSHISISGGHLESFQKLSTSTYTVDVQADDGSISISIPENITEDVAGNRNLGSNILHVRHYSVSVVSLVLSSFITAAFAVTSLVSGFLTISTASLQSVGAFKRPTPLLTSEPTRSLFRMASHIQVYALSRWLAVSLPVEYSEFARGLQWSIPYFRLPWETLKFPPHMGGTNSPTNPYSFTSKHHYPGVAMDLTSEEQNFLKAPKVYGLPLSPMEYRTFFEGQSMIPEAEHIVNPQTAHGWRDFKRSMFWLAVIYGSLMLLHTLLFSILWLRKKNTEKNRSYGALIFPRFEIFLLILALPCICEASAALLKGGASSGMVVGILLLAVVFFLLLALLLFLSVGITLGKLLQYKEVHQEGEAIHWYQEIIRVTLGPGKRGQWTWKNDSKSTCLTMLGPLFEDLRGPPKYMLSQITGGNVQKQRDRIIASDDETEDAEAPFIQKVFGILRIYYTLLEVAKRVVLGIVAGAYSENWASRTPTITLLCITSFQLFFMVLKKPFIKKKVQLVEIISVSCEFGIFATCLVLLYKGFSAKDETKIGIFMLSLFLLAFLAQLINQSYALYRQAKKLDPAGNFLTGLKIALIGFLLLFIPQRWIKNLESKFPLYNTAEGEGTTTSSGDRRSSSRSSDERPWLRQLRELARSSFSKERAATPTDPSTSQGTWSGFWNLKRSGSPSMTSSSDFKAKSRLSKDLESIFSSK